A genomic region of Solanum dulcamara chromosome 2, daSolDulc1.2, whole genome shotgun sequence contains the following coding sequences:
- the LOC129880444 gene encoding uncharacterized protein LOC129880444 isoform X2, with translation MPPLPAMRCSPGRELRAENHKRGRSLESGIHLREKDDDLALFNEVQTRERDNFLLQSNDEIEDLFSTKLRYFSDYKLGISIPARGESSDLLNAEGDKNDYDWLLTPPDTPLFPSLDDESHETRPTNHEQRGRPRSQPISISRSSTMDKSYRSSRGSASPNRLSPSPRSSYTADQSRGRPSSAPHSSPPPNLRHSTPTRKLSPSPKKFSTPPPRSSTPTPRRMSTGSSGTAAPSQVRGTSPVKTSRGNSASPKIRAWQSNIPGFSLEAPPNLRTSLGDRSASYVRGSSPASRNGSRSGRQSMSPTASRSVSSSHSHDRDHFSSHSKGSVASSGDDDMDSLQSIPVSRSDCSGPRSIGFQNKKALGLSKKPTRVVSSSSAPKRSFDMAIRQMDHRKAPQNMFRPLLSSVPSSTFYAGKASTTHRSIISRNSSITSSSNASSDQATIGLHDNEGSEQNQEDIGNDQVKTTYADLQDEVFVLDKADSTNEDLGKQIYDRVSCSPLGDPDGDLRVDSPLVGSKICSTHDKTLEMVADVEVLNSNASVTHMNALEDAVLCSRCGQWYYHTESLDGDLKLCLDCVHSEVQLCATPPLSSVVGENSPEILTAILENRSIDGFEPAGNSHYSSEATSKNKLGDYHHRLSPDEGEKAYMKSNVNEGVQSRQAMAQSPNAYISSKPVLNAEKAEGAGISVLLNRSSSEKGNIVQNRTLSATNINYDDLSYVRDAVNSLRSSTGYGSASASSSIDLGSTGHIETRFQRQLSGRKLDLENYRNQNDRKLQSSNSSLSGTSSNAVQTLSIVTNSLEESFETSASAHWQKNVEVACVDREELLHEENTKVDNLCTDVESDDNCRVASKSVDHTGSVPSVANFEDSSSYMNCENLANNSDNSVNVEPCDLISETRPIEEDVSNSSVDKVEIVTSLNHSSLHEISELEIENGHVGSLDLQSDVCSLHSGSSIDELNEQSLHAASGDGDEILASVDKADSMDHKDIVLESTVTLEGQGGNKPRSLTLEEATDTILFCSSIVHDLAYRAANIAIEKEDSVLLKDSRPTVTIVGKANSDRRDPRGRISGRRNSKSSQKASQKMELDAKPPQSNTNTESDEKTDKSTTRIVGVPIKDGSLNPPKLESKCNCSIM, from the exons ATGCCTCCTTTACCGGCTATGAGATGCTCTCCTGGAAGGGAACTCAGGGCAGAAAATCACAAGAGAGGACGCAGTCTTGAAAGTGGGATTCATTTGAGGGAGAAGGATGATGATCTTGCCCTGTTTAATGAGGTCCAAACCAGAGAAAGAGATAATTTCTTGCTTCAATCAAATGATGAAATCGAAGACTTATTTT CGACTAAATTGAGGTATTTTTCGGATTATAAGCTTGGAATATCAATTCCAGCTCGAGGAGAGAGTAGTGACCTTCTTAATGCGGAAGGCGATAAGAATGACTATGACTG GTTATTGACCCCTCCGGACACTCCTCTTTTTCCTTCTTTGGATGACGAGAGTCATGAGACACGCCCGACAAATCATGAGCAGAGGGGCCGCCCTAGAAGCCAGCCGATTTCAATCTCTAGATCATCAACG ATGGACAAGAGTTACAGAAGTAGTAGAGGTAGCGCCAGTCCGAATCGCCTTAGCCCATCTCCTAGGTCTAGCTATACTGCCGATCAATCAAGAGGAAGACCATCTTCAGCTCCTCATTCAAGTCCACCGCCTAATTTGCGGCATTCTACTCCGACAAGGAAACTTTCTCCCTCACCTAAGAAATTCTCAACACCTCCTCCAAGGTCCTCTACACCAACTCCTCGGAGGATGAGCACAGGCTCTAGTGGTACTGCTGCTCCATCGCAAGTGAGGGGCACCTCTCCTGTTAAGACtagtagaggaaactctgcatCACCAAAGATTAGGGCGTGGCAGTCAAATATTCCAGGATTTTCCTTGGAGGCACCTCCCAATCTTCGTACTTCACTGGGTGATCGCTCTGCTTCCTATGTGAGAGGGTCTTCTCCTGCATCCAGAAATGGATCAAGGTCTGGAAGACAATCAATGTCCCCGACTGCTTCTCGAAGTGTCAGTTCATCACATAGTCATGATCGTGACCATTTTAGCTCTCACAGTAAAGGTTCAGTTGCATCGTCTGGTGATGACGACATGGATTCTCTACAATCCATTCCTGTGAGCCGTTCAGATTGTTCAGGTCCAAGAAGTATTGGGTTCCAAAATAAGAAAGCTCTTGGGCTTTCAAAGAAGCCAACAAGAGTAGTATCCTCTAGTTCTGCTCCAAAGAGATCCTTTGACATGGCAATCCGGCAAATG GATCACAGGAAAGCTCCCCAGAATATGTTCAGGCCCCTCTTATCAAGTGTCCCCAGTTCAACCTTCTACGCTGGAAAAGCAAGCACCACACATCGTTCTATAATTTCCAGAAACTCCTCCATCACAAGTAGCAGTAATGCTAGCTCTGATCAAGCCACAATTGGACTACATGACAATGAAGGAAGTGAACAAAACCAGGAGGATATAggtaatgatcaagtaaagACAACATATGCTGATTTACAGGATGAAGTTTTTGTCCTTGATAAGGCTGATTCTACAAATGAAGATCTCGGGAAACAAatctatgatagggtctcttgcaGTCCACTTGGTGATCCTGATGGTGACCTGAGGGTTGATTCTCCACTTGTTGGCTCTAAAATTTGCAGTACACATGATAAAACTTTGGAAATGGTAGCAGATGTGGAAGTCTTGAACTCGAATGCAAGTGTGACCCACATGAATGCTCTAGAAGATGCCGTACTGTGTTCTAGATGTGGTCAATGGTACTATCACACTGAATCACTTGATGGAGATCTGAAGCTTTGTCTAGATTGTGTTCATTCAGAAGTACAATTGTGTGCTACTCCCCCATTAAGTTCGGTAGTTGGTGAGAATTCTCCTGAAATTTTGACAGCAATCCTAGAAAACAGATCAATTGATGGTTTTGAACCAGCTGGGAATTCACATTATTCCTCAGAAGCAACTAGTAAGAATAAATTAGGGGATTATCATCATAGATTGAGTCCTGATGAGGGTGAGAAGGCTTATATGAAGTCAAATGTAAATGAAGGTGTGCAAAGCCGCCAAGCAATGGCTCAATCACCGAATGCCTATATCAGCTCCAAGCCTGTTCTGAATGCTGAAAAAGCAGAAGGTGCAGGTATTTCAGTGCTGCTGAATAGATCAAGTAGTGAGAAGGGGAACATTGTTCAGAATAGGACACTTTCTGCCACTAATATAAATTATGATGATTTATCATATGTAAGAGATGCAGTGAACAGCTTGAGAAGCTCCACTGGATATGGTAGTGCATCTGCTTCAtcatccattgatttgggctccACTGGTCACATAGAGACTCGGTTCCAGCGGCAATTAAGTGGAAGGAAACTCGACTTGGAAAATTATCGGAATCAGAATGATAGAAAGCTCCAAAGCTCCAACTCATCCTTGTctggaacttcaagtaatgcaGTACAAACTTTAAGCATTGTGACAAATTCCCTTGAAGAGTCCTTCGAAACATCTGCGTCTGCCCACTGGCAAAAGAATGTTGAGGTAGCATGTGTTGATCGAGAAGAACTGCTACATGAAGAAAATACAAAAGTGGACAACTTATGCACTGATGTTGAGAGTGATGATAATTGTAGAGTTGCTTCCAAGTCCGTGGATCACACAGGATCTGTGCCATCAGTTGCAAATTTTGAGGACTCCAGTTCATATATGAATTGTGAAAACTTGGCAAATAACTCAGACAATTCTGTGAATGTGGAACCTTGTGATTTGATTTCTGAAACTCGTCCTATTGAGGAAGATGTGTCAAATTCTTCGGTTGATAAAGTGGAGATTGTGACTTCTTTGAATCATAGCTCACTACATGAAATATCTGAACTGGAAATTGAGAATGGTCATGTGGGTTCTCTTGATTTACAATCTGATGTTTGCTCGTTGCACTCGGGGAGCAGCATAGATGAATTAAATGAGCAGTCCTTGCATGCGGCGTCTGGTGATGGCGATGAAATATTAGCATCTGTTGACAAAGCTGATTCCATGGATCACAAGGACATCGTTCTTG AATCAACTGTTACACTGGAGGGGCAAGGAGGTAACAAGCCAAGAAGCTTGACACTAGAAGAAGCTACTGATACAATACTGTTTTGTAGCTCCATTGTACATGACCTTGCATATCGAGCTGCAAACATAGCTATTGAAAAAGAGGATTCAGTTCTGTTGAAAGATTCACGGCCAACAGTGACTATAGTGGGCAAAGCGAATTCTGATAGAAGGGATCCTCGTGGTAGAATCTCAGGTAGACGTAATTCTAAGTCCTCTCAAAAGGCTAGTCAGAAGATGGAGTTAGACGCAAAGCCTCCTCAAAGCAACACCAACACAGAAAGTGATGAGAAAACCGACAAATCCACAACTCGCATTGTTGGAGTTCCTATTAAAGATGGCAGCTTGAATCCTCCAAAGCTGGAATCCAAGTGCAACTGCAGCATAATGTGA
- the LOC129880444 gene encoding uncharacterized protein LOC129880444 isoform X1, which yields MPPLPAMRCSPGRELRAENHKRGRSLESGIHLREKDDDLALFNEVQTRERDNFLLQSNDEIEDLFSTKLRYFSDYKLGISIPARGESSDLLNAEGDKNDYDWLLTPPDTPLFPSLDDESHETRPTNHEQRGRPRSQPISISRSSTMDKSYRSSRGSASPNRLSPSPRSSYTADQSRGRPSSAPHSSPPPNLRHSTPTRKLSPSPKKFSTPPPRSSTPTPRRMSTGSSGTAAPSQVRGTSPVKTSRGNSASPKIRAWQSNIPGFSLEAPPNLRTSLGDRSASYVRGSSPASRNGSRSGRQSMSPTASRSVSSSHSHDRDHFSSHSKGSVASSGDDDMDSLQSIPVSRSDCSGPRSIGFQNKKALGLSKKPTRVVSSSSAPKRSFDMAIRQMDHRKAPQNMFRPLLSSVPSSTFYAGKASTTHRSIISRNSSITSSSNASSDQATIGLHDNEGSEQNQEDIGNDQVKTTYADLQDEVFVLDKADSTNEDLGKQIYDRVSCSPLGDPDGDLRVDSPLVGSKICSTHDKTLEMVADVEVLNSNASVTHMNALEDAVLCSRCGQWYYHTESLDGDLKLCLDCVHSEVQLCATPPLSSVVGENSPEILTAILENRSIDGFEPAGNSHYSSEATSKNKLGDYHHRLSPDEGEKAYMKSNVNEGVQSRQAMAQSPNAYISSKPVLNAEKAEGAGISVLLNRSSSEKGNIVQNRTLSATNINYDDLSYVRDAVNSLRSSTGYGSASASSSIDLGSTGHIETRFQRQLSGRKLDLENYRNQNDRKLQSSNSSLSGTSSNAVQTLSIVTNSLEESFETSASAHWQKNVEVACVDREELLHEENTKVDNLCTDVESDDNCRVASKSVDHTGSVPSVANFEDSSSYMNCENLANNSDNSVNVEPCDLISETRPIEEDVSNSSVDKVEIVTSLNHSSLHEISELEIENGHVGSLDLQSDVCSLHSGSSIDELNEQSLHAASGDGDEILASVDKADSMDHKDIVLEESTVTLEGQGGNKPRSLTLEEATDTILFCSSIVHDLAYRAANIAIEKEDSVLLKDSRPTVTIVGKANSDRRDPRGRISGRRNSKSSQKASQKMELDAKPPQSNTNTESDEKTDKSTTRIVGVPIKDGSLNPPKLESKCNCSIM from the exons ATGCCTCCTTTACCGGCTATGAGATGCTCTCCTGGAAGGGAACTCAGGGCAGAAAATCACAAGAGAGGACGCAGTCTTGAAAGTGGGATTCATTTGAGGGAGAAGGATGATGATCTTGCCCTGTTTAATGAGGTCCAAACCAGAGAAAGAGATAATTTCTTGCTTCAATCAAATGATGAAATCGAAGACTTATTTT CGACTAAATTGAGGTATTTTTCGGATTATAAGCTTGGAATATCAATTCCAGCTCGAGGAGAGAGTAGTGACCTTCTTAATGCGGAAGGCGATAAGAATGACTATGACTG GTTATTGACCCCTCCGGACACTCCTCTTTTTCCTTCTTTGGATGACGAGAGTCATGAGACACGCCCGACAAATCATGAGCAGAGGGGCCGCCCTAGAAGCCAGCCGATTTCAATCTCTAGATCATCAACG ATGGACAAGAGTTACAGAAGTAGTAGAGGTAGCGCCAGTCCGAATCGCCTTAGCCCATCTCCTAGGTCTAGCTATACTGCCGATCAATCAAGAGGAAGACCATCTTCAGCTCCTCATTCAAGTCCACCGCCTAATTTGCGGCATTCTACTCCGACAAGGAAACTTTCTCCCTCACCTAAGAAATTCTCAACACCTCCTCCAAGGTCCTCTACACCAACTCCTCGGAGGATGAGCACAGGCTCTAGTGGTACTGCTGCTCCATCGCAAGTGAGGGGCACCTCTCCTGTTAAGACtagtagaggaaactctgcatCACCAAAGATTAGGGCGTGGCAGTCAAATATTCCAGGATTTTCCTTGGAGGCACCTCCCAATCTTCGTACTTCACTGGGTGATCGCTCTGCTTCCTATGTGAGAGGGTCTTCTCCTGCATCCAGAAATGGATCAAGGTCTGGAAGACAATCAATGTCCCCGACTGCTTCTCGAAGTGTCAGTTCATCACATAGTCATGATCGTGACCATTTTAGCTCTCACAGTAAAGGTTCAGTTGCATCGTCTGGTGATGACGACATGGATTCTCTACAATCCATTCCTGTGAGCCGTTCAGATTGTTCAGGTCCAAGAAGTATTGGGTTCCAAAATAAGAAAGCTCTTGGGCTTTCAAAGAAGCCAACAAGAGTAGTATCCTCTAGTTCTGCTCCAAAGAGATCCTTTGACATGGCAATCCGGCAAATG GATCACAGGAAAGCTCCCCAGAATATGTTCAGGCCCCTCTTATCAAGTGTCCCCAGTTCAACCTTCTACGCTGGAAAAGCAAGCACCACACATCGTTCTATAATTTCCAGAAACTCCTCCATCACAAGTAGCAGTAATGCTAGCTCTGATCAAGCCACAATTGGACTACATGACAATGAAGGAAGTGAACAAAACCAGGAGGATATAggtaatgatcaagtaaagACAACATATGCTGATTTACAGGATGAAGTTTTTGTCCTTGATAAGGCTGATTCTACAAATGAAGATCTCGGGAAACAAatctatgatagggtctcttgcaGTCCACTTGGTGATCCTGATGGTGACCTGAGGGTTGATTCTCCACTTGTTGGCTCTAAAATTTGCAGTACACATGATAAAACTTTGGAAATGGTAGCAGATGTGGAAGTCTTGAACTCGAATGCAAGTGTGACCCACATGAATGCTCTAGAAGATGCCGTACTGTGTTCTAGATGTGGTCAATGGTACTATCACACTGAATCACTTGATGGAGATCTGAAGCTTTGTCTAGATTGTGTTCATTCAGAAGTACAATTGTGTGCTACTCCCCCATTAAGTTCGGTAGTTGGTGAGAATTCTCCTGAAATTTTGACAGCAATCCTAGAAAACAGATCAATTGATGGTTTTGAACCAGCTGGGAATTCACATTATTCCTCAGAAGCAACTAGTAAGAATAAATTAGGGGATTATCATCATAGATTGAGTCCTGATGAGGGTGAGAAGGCTTATATGAAGTCAAATGTAAATGAAGGTGTGCAAAGCCGCCAAGCAATGGCTCAATCACCGAATGCCTATATCAGCTCCAAGCCTGTTCTGAATGCTGAAAAAGCAGAAGGTGCAGGTATTTCAGTGCTGCTGAATAGATCAAGTAGTGAGAAGGGGAACATTGTTCAGAATAGGACACTTTCTGCCACTAATATAAATTATGATGATTTATCATATGTAAGAGATGCAGTGAACAGCTTGAGAAGCTCCACTGGATATGGTAGTGCATCTGCTTCAtcatccattgatttgggctccACTGGTCACATAGAGACTCGGTTCCAGCGGCAATTAAGTGGAAGGAAACTCGACTTGGAAAATTATCGGAATCAGAATGATAGAAAGCTCCAAAGCTCCAACTCATCCTTGTctggaacttcaagtaatgcaGTACAAACTTTAAGCATTGTGACAAATTCCCTTGAAGAGTCCTTCGAAACATCTGCGTCTGCCCACTGGCAAAAGAATGTTGAGGTAGCATGTGTTGATCGAGAAGAACTGCTACATGAAGAAAATACAAAAGTGGACAACTTATGCACTGATGTTGAGAGTGATGATAATTGTAGAGTTGCTTCCAAGTCCGTGGATCACACAGGATCTGTGCCATCAGTTGCAAATTTTGAGGACTCCAGTTCATATATGAATTGTGAAAACTTGGCAAATAACTCAGACAATTCTGTGAATGTGGAACCTTGTGATTTGATTTCTGAAACTCGTCCTATTGAGGAAGATGTGTCAAATTCTTCGGTTGATAAAGTGGAGATTGTGACTTCTTTGAATCATAGCTCACTACATGAAATATCTGAACTGGAAATTGAGAATGGTCATGTGGGTTCTCTTGATTTACAATCTGATGTTTGCTCGTTGCACTCGGGGAGCAGCATAGATGAATTAAATGAGCAGTCCTTGCATGCGGCGTCTGGTGATGGCGATGAAATATTAGCATCTGTTGACAAAGCTGATTCCATGGATCACAAGGACATCGTTCTTG AAGAATCAACTGTTACACTGGAGGGGCAAGGAGGTAACAAGCCAAGAAGCTTGACACTAGAAGAAGCTACTGATACAATACTGTTTTGTAGCTCCATTGTACATGACCTTGCATATCGAGCTGCAAACATAGCTATTGAAAAAGAGGATTCAGTTCTGTTGAAAGATTCACGGCCAACAGTGACTATAGTGGGCAAAGCGAATTCTGATAGAAGGGATCCTCGTGGTAGAATCTCAGGTAGACGTAATTCTAAGTCCTCTCAAAAGGCTAGTCAGAAGATGGAGTTAGACGCAAAGCCTCCTCAAAGCAACACCAACACAGAAAGTGATGAGAAAACCGACAAATCCACAACTCGCATTGTTGGAGTTCCTATTAAAGATGGCAGCTTGAATCCTCCAAAGCTGGAATCCAAGTGCAACTGCAGCATAATGTGA
- the LOC129875878 gene encoding uncharacterized protein LOC129875878, whose product MGLHQGSTLSPFLFALVMDQLTRQIQGEVPWCMLFADDIVLIDETHNGVNDKLEGWRQTLESKGFKLSRTKTEYLECSFSGLPREADGEVRLGTQAIQKKRSFKYLGSIIQEDGDIDDDVSHRINAGWMKWRLASGVLCDKKVPPKLKGKFYKVVVRPTLLYGVECWPIKKLHVQKMRVAEMRMLRWMCGHTRMDRIRNEDI is encoded by the coding sequence atggggttgcaccagggatcgactcttagcccgtttctattcgctctggtgatggatcaattgactagacaaatacaaggtgaggtgccttggtgtatgttgttcgcggatgacatagtcctgattgacgagactcacaacggagttaacgacaagctggagggctggagacagacgttggagtctaaaggatttaaattgagtaggaccaagacagaatacttggagtgcagtttcagtggcctgccgcgtgaggctgacggggaagtgaggcttggtacccaggccattcaaaagaaaagaagcttcaaataccttgggtctattatacaggaagatggggatatcgacgacgatgtttcacaccgcatcaatgcagggtggatgaaatggaggctcgcctccggagtgctgtgtgacaagaaagtgccaccaaaactcaaaggcaagttctacaaagtggtggttagaccgaccctattgtacggggtggagtgttggccaatcaagaaacttcatgtccagaagatgagagtcgcggaaatgcgaatgctgcggtggatgtgtgggcacactaggatggatagaattaggaatgaagatatctga